GATAACCTGTATCAGTCCTACTAAAACGATGTCTCCAAAACCCGCCTCAGGTTGACCGATGGCTAGAAAATGTTGATATCCCACATTGTATATACCGAACAGCAAGCAGGGGATCATTGCTATGATTACTGTCATCATCAAACGCTTCATATCCATCGCATCCCTAATCTGCACTCCTTTTGAATTGGTAGTGTGGTTAGGAGCAAACAGCAATGTATCATGAGCCTCATATATATAGTAAAACTTTTCCCACTTTCCGCCTTTCTCGAAGTGAGGTTTTACTTTATCAAGTGCTTCTCTTAAAAACTTCATTTTATCGCTCTTATATCTTTATGGATTAACTATACCGTATTAAGTCCAGGCCTTCACGAACTATATCTTGTATATCATGCTTGGATACATCTATAAATTCACATAGTGCAAGATCCTCCTCGATAATCTCATATATTCCCAGAGATTCCATATCATCAAAATCTTCAGCCAGAATAGCTTTCAGAAGATATGTGGGTAATATATCCATAGGAGTTACTTTTTCAAATATTCCTGTTTGTACGAAAGCACGTGGTTCACCTTTAACATTGGTATCGAGTGCATATTCTTTATTAGGGAACAGGAACGAGAAAAGGCCAAACGCTCTCTGAAAACTCAGTTTTTGAGTAGTCGGCTTGATCCATCCGAAAAGCTCATATTTATCACCCTCAGGCAGTACTGTAAGCAGGTTATCAAAAAAGCCCAAATGGCCATCAGCTGCAACCCTTCTACCTGTCAGCGCATTGCCTGAAACAAATCTTACGTGGTCATTTTTGAGATTACCTTCTACAAATCTCTTAATAGATGCTCCGGTATATGTTTTGTAATACTGCGGGCTCTTCACTTCTGAACCGGCTACGGCAATTATTCTTGAAGCATCGTATTTGCCTTCAAGAAAGAGCTTACCGATCTGAATTACCCCAAAAGGATTGATCGTCCAAACAACATCACCTTTATTAATAGGATCAAGGTGATGGATTTGAACACCAACGTTACCTGCAGGATGCGGACCTGAAAATTTATTCAGTTCCACATTCTTTATATGTGCAAACATTGGTGATACTTCCGCATCAGCATTGACATTAACATGCACTGCACCTGGCGTCAGCTTTTTCAAGATATCAATACCTGCCTGAAAATACTGTTCCTGACCTTTAAAGATCAGATCATAATCAGGAGCCAAAGGATGAGTATCGAAAGCAGAAATGAAAATAGATTTTGGCGTTTCGGAAGGATCCGCAATAACACCGTATGGTCTTTGAACAAGGTTGGGCCAAACACCGCCACCAAGCATCTGGTCGACTATGTTTTCCCTGGATAAACCATTGATATCTGATACGGTATGTTTCTCGAATGCTTCGTATTCGATGGTTTTATCGGCCAAAATGACAACCTCAAGAAGTTTTCTTTTTTCACCTCTTCTGATCTCCACGATCTCACCGCTAACCGGCGCAACATGTAGAACTTTGTCATTTTTTTTATCAAAAAGTATAGGTGTACCTGCTTTTACAGTGTCCCCTTCCTTTACTTTTAGTTTCGGCCTTAAAATACCGTGAAAACTTGAAGGCTTGTACGCGAAAGTTTCTGGTTGTTCAACTTCTACGATCTTCTTCTCAGCCTTGCCCGCCAGGTTGATATCAAACCCTTTTTTTAGCTTGATGAATTTAGACATGCTTTACTTTAAGATTCAAATCTTATCATTAAAATCGAGGCAAAATTAACAATTTTTCCTACAATTAAAATCTCAGACTATAATTTAAAACAAATAATTATTAAGGCGGTTATTCAGCATCCACTGATTCCCTTTTATCATTCAATATTTTGCTTAAAGCCTG
This region of Fulvivirga ulvae genomic DNA includes:
- a CDS encoding Na(+)-translocating NADH-quinone reductase subunit A; translated protein: MSKFIKLKKGFDINLAGKAEKKIVEVEQPETFAYKPSSFHGILRPKLKVKEGDTVKAGTPILFDKKNDKVLHVAPVSGEIVEIRRGEKRKLLEVVILADKTIEYEAFEKHTVSDINGLSRENIVDQMLGGGVWPNLVQRPYGVIADPSETPKSIFISAFDTHPLAPDYDLIFKGQEQYFQAGIDILKKLTPGAVHVNVNADAEVSPMFAHIKNVELNKFSGPHPAGNVGVQIHHLDPINKGDVVWTINPFGVIQIGKLFLEGKYDASRIIAVAGSEVKSPQYYKTYTGASIKRFVEGNLKNDHVRFVSGNALTGRRVAADGHLGFFDNLLTVLPEGDKYELFGWIKPTTQKLSFQRAFGLFSFLFPNKEYALDTNVKGEPRAFVQTGIFEKVTPMDILPTYLLKAILAEDFDDMESLGIYEIIEEDLALCEFIDVSKHDIQDIVREGLDLIRYS